In one Pseudomonas tensinigenes genomic region, the following are encoded:
- a CDS encoding MFS transporter produces the protein MNSSTSSLAAYTNHGERVSTRIVFLITGIVMSAWAPLVPLVKARTGLDDGGLGLLLLGFGIGSIVAMPFAGYLTARFGCRPVIICSTIALCSVLPMLSHLTWLPGLTLAVLGFGASMGMLDCAINIQSIIVEKNSGETLQSGFHGLYSVGGIAGAGAMTAMLSLGLDPLLSILCLVAIILAALYKAAPGLLTYGTERDGPLLAIPRGIVLLLGSLCFIVFLTEGAMLDWSAVFLASQRAMEPSYAGLGYASFAAAMTLGRLTGDAIVSRLGGVRVVALGGVCAAAGMLVSLVFDSWQAALLGYALVGIGCSNIVPVLFTAAGRQQRMPQRTAIPAIISMGYAGILMGPAFIGMVAHLSTLVVALGGLVFLLLFVSYAARFLKA, from the coding sequence ATGAACTCCTCGACGTCATCCCTGGCAGCTTATACAAACCACGGCGAACGCGTGTCGACGCGCATTGTATTTTTGATCACCGGCATTGTGATGTCGGCCTGGGCGCCACTCGTGCCGTTAGTCAAAGCGCGTACCGGACTGGACGACGGTGGACTGGGCCTGTTGTTGCTGGGGTTTGGTATCGGCTCGATCGTCGCCATGCCGTTTGCCGGTTACCTGACTGCACGTTTTGGCTGCCGGCCAGTGATCATCTGCTCAACTATCGCGTTGTGTTCGGTGCTGCCGATGCTGAGCCATCTGACATGGCTGCCGGGGCTGACGCTTGCGGTGCTGGGGTTCGGCGCCAGCATGGGCATGCTCGATTGCGCGATCAATATCCAGTCGATCATTGTTGAAAAGAACAGCGGCGAAACCCTGCAATCTGGGTTCCACGGGCTCTACAGTGTCGGCGGTATCGCCGGTGCCGGGGCCATGACGGCGATGCTCAGCCTGGGTCTGGATCCGCTACTGTCGATACTTTGTCTGGTGGCGATCATCCTCGCCGCACTGTACAAGGCTGCGCCAGGCTTACTGACCTATGGCACGGAAAGAGACGGCCCGTTGTTGGCGATACCACGGGGGATCGTGCTGCTGTTGGGCAGCCTGTGTTTCATTGTTTTCCTGACGGAAGGCGCCATGCTCGACTGGAGCGCGGTTTTTCTCGCCTCGCAACGCGCAATGGAACCCAGCTACGCCGGTTTGGGTTATGCCAGCTTCGCGGCGGCGATGACGCTCGGGCGCCTGACCGGAGACGCCATCGTCAGCCGACTGGGTGGCGTTCGCGTGGTAGCGCTGGGCGGGGTCTGCGCGGCGGCGGGCATGCTGGTTTCGCTAGTATTCGATAGTTGGCAGGCGGCATTGCTGGGCTATGCCTTGGTCGGTATCGGATGCTCGAACATAGTCCCGGTGCTGTTTACGGCGGCGGGCCGGCAACAGCGCATGCCCCAGCGCACCGCGATTCCGGCGATCATCTCGATGGGCTACGCCGGCATTCTCATGGGCCCAGCGTTCATCGGCATGGTTGCGCATCTCAGTACGCTGGTGGTCGCATTGGGTGGCTTGGTTTTCCTGTTGTTGTTTGTCAGTTACGCCGCGAGATTTTTGAAGGCCTGA
- a CDS encoding aromatic ring-hydroxylating dioxygenase subunit alpha, with amino-acid sequence MLTNLWYVVLPSSQLTDGLMPVQLLGQPFVAFRDDAGVAHVLSDICVHRGGSLSAGTKVDNSVQCPYHGWRFGADGVCTLIPAQPDLRIPAKARVDAYPTLERYGWIWAFLGDLPESERPPLPMLDWIDDPAIRVVSGHFDWQASWDRIIENGLDFAHAPFVHGSTFGDPDHPEIESFEVDSDAWSGSAQMLMRRPARKGLLRRKSSTEFVSVATVPGFHLSGPCTTLELELPNGWRIYIVSAHVPIDANRTRTWWMMGRTFLRTRLLDRRFIASNIRIFEQDHAVLKNVRPERVPDSFQQEVSLKSDALQIAFRKGVQALELRGWRIDEERLARTFTGRQACAVPSPERRQIRAWAIEPIPLVDITHESE; translated from the coding sequence ATGCTCACAAACCTCTGGTATGTCGTTCTCCCATCGTCACAGCTGACTGATGGATTGATGCCGGTTCAATTGCTCGGACAACCCTTCGTTGCGTTCCGCGATGACGCGGGTGTCGCTCATGTGCTCTCGGATATTTGCGTGCATCGCGGCGGTTCGCTGTCCGCCGGCACCAAGGTCGACAACAGCGTGCAGTGTCCCTATCACGGCTGGCGGTTTGGCGCTGATGGTGTTTGCACGCTGATACCGGCGCAGCCGGACCTGCGGATTCCCGCCAAGGCCCGCGTCGATGCGTACCCGACACTGGAGCGATATGGCTGGATCTGGGCGTTTTTAGGTGATCTGCCGGAGTCTGAGCGCCCACCGTTGCCCATGCTCGACTGGATCGACGATCCCGCCATCCGCGTGGTCTCGGGCCACTTTGACTGGCAGGCCAGTTGGGACCGTATTATCGAAAACGGCCTGGACTTCGCGCACGCACCGTTTGTCCATGGTTCAACCTTCGGCGATCCGGATCACCCCGAGATTGAATCATTCGAGGTCGACAGCGATGCGTGGAGCGGCAGCGCCCAAATGCTCATGCGCAGGCCGGCGCGCAAAGGTCTGTTGAGGCGTAAATCCTCCACTGAGTTTGTCAGCGTCGCCACTGTTCCGGGGTTTCACCTCTCGGGTCCGTGCACCACGCTTGAGCTTGAGTTGCCGAATGGCTGGCGAATCTACATCGTCTCGGCGCATGTCCCGATTGACGCTAACCGCACGCGCACTTGGTGGATGATGGGCAGAACGTTCCTGCGCACCCGACTGCTGGATCGCAGGTTTATTGCGAGCAATATTCGCATCTTCGAACAAGATCACGCTGTGCTGAAAAACGTCCGGCCCGAACGTGTGCCGGACTCTTTCCAGCAGGAGGTTTCGTTGAAATCCGATGCGCTGCAGATTGCTTTTCGCAAAGGCGTGCAGGCACTGGAGTTGCGCGGCTGGCGCATCGATGAAGAGCGTCTTGCGCGAACCTTCACCGGACGCCAGGCCTGTGCAGTACCCAGCCCCGAACGTCGTCAGATTCGCGCTTGGGCGATCGAGCCGATTCCGCTCGTGGATATCACCCACGAATCTGAATAG
- a CDS encoding LysR family transcriptional regulator, which produces MSKHVDPDTILLKMPSLRAVKAFVAAAKYESFTRAAEALCVSQAAISRQIRELESYLGAQLFTRVGRAVELTAAGAVFFDAAQLSFVNIAQAAERIRSSQSTKKVLTVCCSPAFSALWLSNHLQEFFAQCPDIELNLITTQNFLTMEPGVQPDIFITKISRIRDGYRSYPLCHDVIYPVCTPQYLEKHPEISTIEGVRDSALLNLSPYGRSQVAEHVDWGVWLAFQAIDIDDRPPNSPQIFNANDYNLLISMVLTHQGIALGWNHLVTGLVQQGLLVRPIEQQVQLRNSWHYLSCRESSENEDELRRFREWILAKFPRR; this is translated from the coding sequence ATGAGCAAGCATGTCGACCCTGACACCATCCTGCTGAAAATGCCGTCCTTGAGGGCTGTGAAGGCATTTGTCGCCGCGGCCAAATACGAAAGCTTTACCCGTGCGGCCGAGGCGTTGTGCGTTTCCCAAGCCGCCATCAGCCGGCAGATCCGTGAGCTGGAAAGCTATCTGGGCGCGCAGCTGTTTACCCGGGTCGGTCGTGCGGTGGAACTGACGGCCGCCGGCGCGGTGTTCTTCGATGCCGCGCAGCTGTCGTTCGTCAACATCGCCCAGGCTGCCGAACGCATCCGCAGCAGTCAGTCGACCAAGAAGGTCCTCACCGTTTGTTGCTCGCCGGCCTTTTCCGCGCTGTGGCTGTCGAATCATCTGCAGGAGTTCTTCGCCCAGTGCCCGGACATCGAACTCAACCTGATCACCACGCAGAACTTTCTGACCATGGAACCCGGTGTGCAGCCGGACATCTTCATCACCAAGATTTCGCGCATCCGTGACGGTTATAGAAGCTACCCGTTGTGCCACGACGTGATTTACCCGGTGTGCACCCCGCAGTATCTGGAGAAACACCCGGAAATTTCGACGATCGAAGGCGTGCGCGATTCGGCCCTGCTCAATCTGAGTCCCTATGGCCGCTCGCAAGTCGCCGAGCATGTCGACTGGGGCGTGTGGCTAGCGTTTCAGGCCATCGATATCGATGACCGTCCGCCGAACAGTCCGCAGATCTTCAATGCCAACGACTACAACCTGCTGATCAGCATGGTCCTGACCCATCAGGGCATTGCGTTGGGCTGGAATCACTTGGTCACGGGATTGGTGCAGCAAGGCCTGTTGGTGCGACCGATCGAGCAGCAGGTGCAATTGCGCAACAGTTGGCACTACCTGAGCTGTCGCGAAAGCTCCGAAAACGAAGATGAACTGCGGCGTTTTCGCGAATGGATTCTGGCGAAGTTTCCCCGCCGTTAA
- a CDS encoding MmgE/PrpD family protein, producing the protein MSLFEFCRDFDFLDAPFKTRAIVQDSLLDIVGVMAGAASNDTSIAMRRFAEQHYPAGAYSSRLIFAGQRVNVLGAAWAGGFSADSLDAHEGHFKSKGHAGATVVPAVLALADALHHQSQSISGHELLTALCIGYETALRAGSALMATSPTYHASGGFSALGVVCAGARLLGFDEPSFRHALGIAEYFSARCPMMRVVQAPTMLRDAHGAGAFAGLNALLMAREGITGAPAETVEDVTVAEYWNDIGARWEIDSQYFKPWPVCRWAQPALTAMLDLLRETPELDTDSIETVRVETFYESMCLQGHVPSDADQAQYALAFPLAALIVRGKVGPEEVTGAAIFAEDILALSRRIEVVEAADISARFPAEILSRLTITLKNGAVLVSPVTAARGDPETALSAEELSQKFDLFASGLGVERSAEVKTAIKHIAQSSCAITALELIFHEVPPLQSGLHR; encoded by the coding sequence ATGTCACTCTTCGAATTCTGTCGCGACTTTGATTTCCTCGATGCCCCGTTCAAGACCCGTGCAATCGTGCAAGACAGTCTGCTGGATATCGTCGGCGTCATGGCCGGCGCGGCCAGCAATGACACCAGTATCGCGATGCGGCGTTTTGCCGAACAGCATTACCCGGCGGGCGCTTACAGCAGTCGCCTGATCTTTGCCGGGCAGCGTGTCAATGTGCTTGGTGCGGCTTGGGCCGGAGGTTTCAGCGCTGACAGCCTCGACGCCCATGAAGGCCACTTCAAATCCAAGGGGCACGCCGGAGCGACCGTTGTTCCCGCCGTACTTGCCCTCGCCGATGCGCTGCATCATCAAAGCCAGTCGATCAGCGGCCATGAACTGCTCACCGCCCTGTGCATCGGTTATGAAACGGCACTGCGGGCAGGTTCGGCCTTGATGGCGACCTCGCCGACTTATCACGCATCGGGTGGTTTTTCCGCGCTGGGCGTTGTCTGCGCCGGGGCACGCTTGCTGGGCTTTGATGAACCGTCCTTTCGCCATGCCTTGGGCATCGCCGAGTACTTCAGCGCACGCTGTCCAATGATGCGCGTGGTGCAAGCGCCGACCATGCTGCGCGATGCCCACGGTGCAGGGGCATTTGCCGGATTGAATGCGCTGCTCATGGCCCGGGAAGGCATCACCGGTGCACCGGCAGAAACGGTTGAAGACGTCACCGTCGCCGAATACTGGAACGACATCGGTGCACGCTGGGAGATCGACAGTCAGTACTTCAAACCCTGGCCAGTTTGCCGCTGGGCACAACCGGCGCTGACCGCCATGCTCGATTTGCTGCGGGAAACCCCTGAGCTTGATACGGATTCGATTGAAACCGTTCGCGTGGAAACGTTCTACGAGTCGATGTGTTTACAGGGCCACGTGCCGAGTGATGCCGACCAGGCGCAGTACGCCTTGGCCTTCCCGCTGGCAGCACTGATTGTGCGGGGCAAGGTCGGTCCGGAGGAAGTCACCGGGGCGGCGATTTTTGCCGAAGACATTCTGGCATTGAGCCGCCGTATCGAAGTCGTCGAAGCCGCCGATATCTCGGCCCGCTTTCCCGCCGAAATTCTCTCCAGATTAACCATTACGCTGAAGAACGGTGCCGTGCTGGTGAGTCCGGTCACCGCCGCGCGGGGCGATCCCGAAACGGCTTTGAGTGCTGAAGAGCTGAGCCAGAAATTTGATCTGTTCGCCAGCGGTCTCGGTGTAGAGCGCAGTGCCGAGGTGAAAACAGCGATCAAACACATCGCTCAATCCAGTTGCGCCATTACTGCTTTGGAACTGATTTTTCACGAAGTCCCACCACTCCAGTCAGGCCTGCATCGATAA
- a CDS encoding MFS transporter — translation MRRAARCAVRSLEVFMSPRLLAMALAPLLGLFIVALGNGFMSSLTTLRLDAAGASTTMIGIVSSAYFIGLTLGAVFNDRLILRIGHIRAYGSFASLIAVTILLQGLFYDTWGWFALRLINGWATVGVFLVIESWLLLAGDAKIRGRLLALYMIVLYGAGVLGQATLGKITGLSDSAPFMVAGMLASLSVLPIVILPRVSPLLDQVEPLKPRQLLGVTPTGLVGCFGSGVTIAAIYTLLPLYLQRSGLNVGEVGSMMAWTILGAMLLQYPVGRWSDRKDRLQVLTLLTVACTLLSLLIVLLPLSSTMLAVMLFLLGGGVFALYPVAVSHAADRAPAEALVPMIQGLLLINSLGSAISPMMISPVMNSFGANGLFWVFALVNLCMVTFFLWRRGKRPVPANPAPFAAAATFSPTGAELRVTEDLRQAVQEHPPMVDALSGEPSPQCETR, via the coding sequence ATGCGCAGAGCCGCACGTTGCGCTGTTCGATCTCTAGAGGTTTTTATGTCTCCGCGTTTGCTGGCCATGGCGCTGGCGCCCCTGCTCGGGCTGTTCATTGTTGCGCTGGGCAACGGTTTCATGTCATCGCTGACCACCCTTCGCCTGGACGCTGCCGGTGCGTCGACCACGATGATCGGTATCGTTTCATCGGCCTACTTCATCGGTCTGACTTTGGGCGCCGTTTTCAATGACCGCTTGATTCTGCGCATCGGTCATATCCGCGCCTACGGCAGCTTTGCCTCGCTGATCGCCGTGACCATCCTGCTGCAGGGCTTGTTCTATGACACTTGGGGCTGGTTCGCCCTGCGCCTGATCAACGGCTGGGCCACGGTCGGCGTATTTCTGGTGATCGAAAGCTGGCTGCTGCTGGCGGGCGACGCGAAGATTCGCGGGCGCTTGCTCGCGTTGTACATGATCGTCTTGTACGGCGCCGGTGTGTTGGGGCAGGCAACGTTGGGCAAAATCACCGGTTTGAGCGACAGCGCACCGTTCATGGTCGCCGGCATGCTCGCTTCTTTGTCGGTGCTGCCGATCGTGATCCTGCCGCGCGTGTCGCCATTGCTCGATCAGGTTGAACCGCTCAAGCCACGGCAACTGCTGGGCGTGACGCCGACCGGACTGGTCGGCTGTTTCGGCTCGGGGGTGACCATCGCGGCGATTTACACCTTGCTGCCGCTGTACCTGCAACGCAGCGGTCTGAATGTCGGTGAAGTCGGCAGCATGATGGCCTGGACGATCCTCGGCGCGATGCTCCTGCAATACCCGGTCGGGCGTTGGTCCGACCGCAAGGATCGTTTGCAGGTTCTTACTCTTTTGACGGTGGCGTGCACACTGCTGTCGCTGCTGATCGTGCTGCTACCGCTGTCCTCGACGATGCTCGCGGTGATGTTGTTTCTGCTTGGCGGTGGTGTGTTCGCGCTTTACCCGGTCGCGGTCAGCCACGCCGCCGACCGCGCCCCGGCCGAAGCCTTGGTGCCGATGATTCAGGGCCTGTTGCTGATCAACTCACTGGGCTCGGCGATCAGTCCGATGATGATCTCGCCGGTGATGAATTCGTTCGGTGCCAATGGTTTGTTCTGGGTGTTTGCACTGGTCAATCTGTGCATGGTCACCTTCTTCCTGTGGCGCCGTGGCAAACGCCCGGTTCCGGCCAATCCCGCGCCGTTTGCAGCGGCAGCCACGTTCTCGCCGACAGGTGCGGAATTGCGAGTGACCGAAGATTTGCGTCAAGCGGTGCAAGAGCATCCGCCGATGGTTGATGCACTGAGCGGCGAGCCTTCGCCGCAATGTGAGACGCGCTGA
- a CDS encoding aromatic ring-hydroxylating oxygenase subunit alpha produces MNYKESVFDLIAQRKAWHSLPGALYSNESVYRQDLEQIWHKDWIFAGHTFEITKPGQYFTLQIGDYPVAVVRGKDGEVRAFHNACRHRGAKICEADHGKVAKMVCPYHKWTYELDGNLLFAGNMGQDFDKSQYSLKSVHCEIVDTYIYVCVAAKAPDFEGFRKAVSPFIAPHYLENCKVAFESNIIEKGNWKLVFENNRECYHCDGSHPELLHSFVDNLSVGGVSGEDDPELSAYWSKCESAGLPSRLVMDINGQFRMTRIPLSSGAVSYTMDGKPAVAGRLDKTAETDIGALLYFHYPSTWNHFLGDHALSFRVLPISATETLVTTKWLVPESAVEGVDYDLERLTKVWIATNDQDRTLVEGTQRGVTSPSYEPGPYSETAETGVCQFDDWYCATMMDRLKGPIPLKSVG; encoded by the coding sequence ATGAACTATAAAGAAAGCGTTTTTGACCTGATTGCACAGCGTAAAGCCTGGCACTCGCTGCCAGGCGCTCTTTACAGCAATGAAAGCGTTTACCGTCAGGACCTTGAGCAGATCTGGCACAAGGACTGGATCTTCGCCGGCCACACCTTTGAAATCACCAAGCCGGGGCAGTATTTCACTCTACAGATCGGTGACTATCCCGTCGCAGTGGTACGCGGCAAAGACGGCGAGGTCCGGGCATTCCATAACGCCTGCCGTCACCGTGGCGCAAAAATCTGCGAGGCCGATCACGGCAAAGTGGCGAAGATGGTTTGCCCGTATCACAAGTGGACGTACGAGCTGGATGGCAACCTGTTGTTCGCCGGCAACATGGGCCAGGATTTCGACAAATCCCAATACAGTCTGAAAAGCGTTCACTGCGAGATCGTCGATACCTACATTTATGTCTGCGTGGCCGCCAAGGCTCCTGATTTCGAAGGTTTCCGCAAAGCCGTCAGCCCTTTCATCGCGCCGCATTACCTTGAAAACTGCAAAGTGGCGTTCGAATCGAACATCATCGAGAAAGGCAACTGGAAACTGGTCTTCGAAAACAATCGCGAGTGCTATCACTGCGACGGCTCACACCCGGAGCTGCTGCACTCGTTCGTCGATAACCTTTCGGTGGGCGGCGTCAGTGGCGAAGATGATCCAGAGCTATCGGCTTACTGGTCCAAGTGCGAAAGCGCCGGGTTACCAAGCCGTCTGGTGATGGATATCAATGGTCAGTTCCGCATGACCCGTATTCCGCTGTCATCCGGTGCCGTCAGCTACACCATGGACGGCAAACCGGCCGTTGCCGGTCGCCTGGACAAGACGGCTGAAACGGACATCGGTGCGCTGCTGTACTTCCACTACCCCTCCACCTGGAATCACTTCCTCGGTGACCATGCGCTGAGCTTCCGCGTTCTGCCAATCAGCGCCACGGAAACATTGGTCACCACCAAATGGCTGGTACCCGAAAGCGCAGTGGAAGGCGTTGATTACGATCTCGAGCGCCTGACCAAGGTCTGGATTGCCACCAACGATCAGGACCGCACGTTGGTCGAGGGCACCCAGCGTGGCGTGACCTCGCCGTCGTACGAGCCGGGGCCTTATTCGGAAACCGCCGAGACTGGCGTTTGTCAGTTCGATGACTGGTATTGCGCGACCATGATGGATCGGCTCAAAGGCCCCATCCCGTTGAAGTCTGTTGGCTGA
- the yddG gene encoding aromatic amino acid DMT transporter YddG translates to MLIKGERAATACGLVAIVLWSTAAGLIRGVSEHFGPLGGAALIYSLGAMLLLVFLGRPRIRSTSRLYLLLGSALFVAYEVCLSLALGFASDRHQAIELGVVNYLWPCLTVVLAIVMNGQKTRWFIIPGSALAIFGILWVVSGEGLSLPGIVRNVQSNPLSYSLALTCAITFALYCNVTRRYAGGQNLVVLFFVLTSVVLWAKWYVSQEQIPPFTWENSLELLAAGIAMAGGYALWNIGILRGNLTLLATASYSAPVLSSAFAAVWLGVSLQMQFWQGAVLVTVGSLLCWQATRQHKISQATPIKVSVGENPH, encoded by the coding sequence ATGCTGATCAAAGGTGAGCGGGCAGCCACAGCGTGTGGTTTGGTGGCGATCGTTTTGTGGAGTACCGCCGCCGGATTGATCAGGGGCGTCAGCGAGCACTTCGGTCCGCTAGGGGGCGCTGCGTTGATCTATTCGCTGGGCGCCATGCTGTTGCTGGTGTTCCTTGGCCGCCCGCGGATTCGCTCGACTTCCAGGCTCTATCTGCTGCTCGGCAGCGCATTGTTCGTCGCTTATGAGGTGTGCCTGTCGTTGGCGCTGGGTTTCGCCAGTGATCGTCATCAAGCCATCGAACTGGGCGTGGTCAATTATCTGTGGCCGTGCCTGACCGTGGTGCTGGCGATCGTCATGAACGGGCAGAAAACCCGCTGGTTCATCATTCCAGGCTCTGCGTTGGCGATTTTCGGCATCTTGTGGGTGGTCAGTGGCGAGGGTTTATCGCTGCCGGGGATTGTGCGCAATGTTCAGTCCAACCCGCTGAGCTACAGCCTGGCATTGACCTGTGCGATCACCTTTGCGCTGTATTGCAATGTCACGCGTCGCTATGCAGGTGGGCAGAATCTGGTGGTGCTGTTTTTCGTATTGACGTCCGTGGTGCTGTGGGCGAAGTGGTACGTCAGCCAGGAACAGATTCCGCCATTCACTTGGGAAAACTCCCTGGAGCTGCTGGCAGCCGGAATCGCCATGGCTGGCGGTTACGCGCTGTGGAACATCGGCATTCTGCGCGGAAACCTGACCTTGCTGGCGACCGCGTCCTACTCCGCGCCCGTGCTGTCGTCGGCGTTCGCCGCGGTGTGGCTGGGCGTGAGTTTGCAGATGCAATTCTGGCAGGGCGCCGTGCTGGTGACGGTGGGCTCGTTACTGTGTTGGCAGGCGACCCGGCAGCACAAGATTTCCCAAGCAACTCCGATCAAGGTCAGCGTGGGCGAAAACCCTCACTGA